One genomic window of Candidatus Baltobacteraceae bacterium includes the following:
- the uvrC gene encoding excinuclease ABC subunit UvrC — protein sequence MTPLEQTLSQIPDAPGVYQMIGADGEILYIGKAISLRNRVRSYFQESAVHHIRTTAMVEKVRDVRTIVVTNEVEALILEANLIKRHQPPFNVRLRDDKRYPYLKVTNEPFPRVVFTRFVKDDGARYFGPYTNAHGLRELIDLVRLVFPLRTCREPIDGRRKRPCLQYHIKRCLAPCVGYQTEDDYNRMIDEVVLFLEGKQESLLARLQQDMADAAELFNFESAARLRDRIVQVRRVTENQKVVWKSRLDMDLIAVARGRGQACMQVFLVRGGKLIGQEHFILDGVHEQSDALLMGEFLKLFYTARTAAAPEGEPLSTVRIARDNEVPIPLKTRRRLTTAQSSAVPKEILAEVLPEDRATIETWLSQTKGQRVRVLQPQRGARAEYMRLVRKNAEQNLKAFLAHQEVQETAQARSLTDLADALELPEPPHRIECYDISNIAGTNPVASMVVFAEGRPRKSDYRRFKIQYDRGPNDFAMMQETLRRRLRYLRKATDEKDTPLERELAKKEKFNKKPDLLLIDGGKGQLSAVVEVMEELDMTGLPVAGLAKEHEWLYLPGQSEPIVLPANSPALHLVQRIRDEAHRFAVTYHRQRRAKAMTVSALDGLEGVGPVRKKRLLTTFGSAAGIRRASIDEIAAVKGMTASLAAKVKQALER from the coding sequence ATGACGCCGCTCGAGCAGACCCTCTCGCAAATTCCCGACGCGCCCGGCGTCTATCAGATGATCGGAGCCGACGGCGAGATTCTCTATATCGGAAAAGCGATCTCGCTGCGCAACCGCGTGCGGTCGTATTTTCAGGAAAGCGCCGTCCATCATATCCGGACGACGGCGATGGTCGAGAAGGTTCGGGACGTTCGCACGATCGTGGTCACCAACGAAGTCGAAGCGCTCATCCTCGAAGCCAACCTCATCAAACGGCATCAGCCGCCGTTCAACGTTCGGCTGCGCGACGATAAACGCTACCCCTATCTGAAGGTGACGAACGAACCGTTTCCGCGCGTCGTATTCACGCGCTTCGTAAAGGACGACGGCGCCCGTTACTTTGGCCCGTACACCAACGCGCACGGGCTGCGCGAGCTGATCGACCTCGTGCGGCTGGTCTTCCCGCTGCGTACGTGCCGCGAGCCGATCGACGGGCGGCGCAAACGGCCCTGCCTGCAGTATCATATCAAGCGCTGCCTCGCGCCGTGCGTCGGCTATCAGACCGAAGACGACTACAATCGCATGATCGATGAGGTCGTACTCTTTCTCGAAGGCAAGCAAGAGTCGCTGCTCGCGCGGTTGCAGCAAGACATGGCTGACGCCGCGGAGCTGTTTAACTTCGAGTCGGCCGCGCGTCTGCGCGATCGGATCGTGCAAGTGCGGCGCGTGACCGAAAATCAAAAGGTCGTCTGGAAATCGCGGCTCGACATGGATCTCATCGCGGTGGCGCGCGGTCGCGGTCAGGCTTGCATGCAAGTCTTCCTCGTGCGCGGCGGAAAACTCATCGGCCAGGAACATTTCATCCTCGACGGCGTGCACGAACAGTCCGACGCACTGTTGATGGGAGAGTTCCTCAAGCTGTTCTATACCGCGCGTACGGCCGCGGCGCCCGAAGGCGAACCGCTCTCGACGGTGCGCATTGCGCGGGACAACGAGGTTCCGATTCCGCTCAAGACGCGCCGGCGCCTCACGACCGCGCAATCGAGCGCGGTGCCCAAAGAGATTCTCGCGGAGGTCCTTCCCGAGGATCGTGCGACGATCGAAACGTGGCTGTCGCAGACCAAGGGCCAGCGCGTGCGCGTCCTTCAGCCGCAGCGCGGCGCGCGCGCCGAGTACATGCGTCTGGTGCGCAAGAACGCCGAACAAAATCTCAAGGCGTTCCTGGCGCATCAGGAAGTGCAGGAAACGGCTCAGGCGCGCTCGCTCACCGACCTGGCCGACGCGCTCGAGCTTCCCGAACCGCCGCATCGCATCGAGTGCTACGACATCTCGAACATTGCGGGAACGAATCCCGTCGCGTCGATGGTCGTGTTTGCGGAAGGCCGGCCGCGCAAGAGCGACTACCGCCGTTTCAAGATTCAATACGATCGCGGGCCTAACGACTTTGCGATGATGCAGGAGACGCTGCGCCGCCGGCTGCGCTATTTGCGTAAAGCGACCGACGAAAAGGACACGCCGCTCGAGCGCGAGCTCGCCAAGAAGGAGAAGTTCAACAAAAAGCCCGACCTGCTGCTCATCGACGGCGGCAAGGGGCAACTCAGCGCGGTCGTCGAGGTGATGGAAGAACTCGACATGACGGGCCTTCCCGTTGCCGGACTCGCCAAAGAGCACGAGTGGCTCTATCTTCCGGGTCAGTCGGAGCCGATCGTGTTACCCGCCAACTCGCCGGCGCTGCACCTCGTGCAGCGTATTCGCGACGAAGCGCATCGCTTTGCGGTTACCTACCATCGCCAGCGGCGCGCGAAAGCCATGACCGTATCGGCGCTCGACGGCCTCGAAGGCGTGGGCCCGGTCCGAAAGAAGCGACTCCTCACTACCTTTGGGTCGGCAGCCGGAATTCGGCGCGCCAGCATCGACGAAATCGCCGCCGTCAAAGGGATGACCGCGAGCTTGGCCGCAAAGGTGAAACAGGCGCTCGAGCGCTAA
- a CDS encoding phage holin family protein: MHLIVRFIVNAVALYCIARFVPGFNHNITVTSAVIAAVIFGLVNAILGPILRFITFPITFLTLGLFSIVVNFILFAIVVKVSPGFYTTGQISWWLADLYGAIIMMIVSTFMHAATRPPEGATR; this comes from the coding sequence ATGCACTTGATCGTTCGCTTTATCGTCAACGCAGTAGCGTTGTACTGCATCGCACGATTCGTGCCCGGATTCAATCACAACATCACGGTGACGTCGGCGGTCATCGCCGCCGTCATCTTTGGCCTCGTCAACGCGATCCTCGGTCCCATTCTGCGGTTCATCACCTTCCCGATTACGTTCCTCACGCTCGGGCTGTTCTCTATCGTCGTGAACTTCATACTCTTCGCGATCGTCGTCAAGGTCTCGCCCGGTTTCTACACGACGGGCCAGATCAGCTGGTGGTTAGCGGATCTCTACGGCGCGATCATCATGATGATCGTTTCGACGTTCATGCACGCGGCCACGCGACCGCCGGAAGGCGCGACGCGCTAA
- a CDS encoding EAL domain-containing protein: MVLLPAFHFVLLAIPGMPPDSLTLRLAASAVSATVALAVLAFPALRRHSAELQLVNMLPVAIVVPILVVDSGNHPYYIAASLLVAVGVQQAFYRTSYLVATAVVACVTELLYSVWAGVLTQPANIVALAIVASGYVIAVTIGALRIRIQYNELKSRFEALRMREHLDRLAHFDTLTELPNRQTLMEGLEQSLRTNHGSQCAVLFLDLDRFKDVNDTLGHAVGDVLLHALALRLRSVMPPNALLARWGGDEFVVALPAADGAPAAEDLSKRLIAAVSEPLFVDEYEFVVSASIGIAISPEHGVDGDTLIRNADAAMYRSKEPNGPRYTFFEPQMHQAALLRQQIRSELRKAPENGSLELYYQPIVETTTTRIVGAEALLRWRQPDGRLLDPDQFIPIAEDSGLIVPIGLWVLRTACAQLRTWQDARVPMTVAVNISAHQLAHPEFLHDLEHVLRESGVDPSGLEIEITETTMMNYVDEILSRLHEIKTLGVNVTVDDFGTGYSSFGYLKRFPLDSLKLDRTFVTGIEHREDRAIVRSLITVAQALGMKVTAEGVESRMQFEILADSRCDHIQGYLTGRPMALPEFERFCALAAETR, encoded by the coding sequence GTGGTTTTGCTGCCGGCGTTCCACTTCGTCTTGTTGGCGATCCCCGGCATGCCACCCGACTCGCTGACCTTGCGGCTGGCAGCTTCGGCCGTCTCGGCCACGGTCGCCCTGGCCGTACTCGCCTTCCCGGCGCTTCGGCGCCACTCGGCCGAACTGCAGCTGGTCAATATGCTGCCGGTCGCGATCGTCGTCCCGATTCTCGTCGTCGATAGCGGCAATCATCCGTATTACATCGCGGCCAGCCTACTGGTCGCCGTCGGCGTTCAGCAGGCGTTTTATCGCACGTCGTATCTCGTCGCCACGGCGGTCGTCGCGTGCGTCACCGAGCTCCTCTATTCTGTCTGGGCCGGCGTATTGACGCAGCCGGCAAACATCGTCGCGCTGGCGATTGTGGCGAGCGGTTACGTCATCGCGGTCACGATCGGTGCTCTGCGCATTCGCATTCAGTACAACGAGCTCAAGAGCCGGTTCGAAGCGCTTCGCATGAGAGAGCACCTCGACCGCCTGGCGCACTTCGACACGCTCACGGAACTGCCGAATCGTCAGACGCTCATGGAAGGCCTGGAGCAGAGCCTGCGAACCAATCACGGCTCCCAGTGCGCGGTGCTTTTCCTCGATCTCGACCGCTTCAAAGACGTCAACGACACGCTGGGACATGCAGTCGGCGACGTGCTGCTCCACGCCCTCGCGCTGCGACTGCGTTCGGTCATGCCGCCGAACGCACTGCTCGCGCGTTGGGGCGGCGATGAGTTCGTCGTTGCGCTTCCCGCGGCGGACGGCGCGCCGGCCGCCGAAGACCTCTCCAAACGACTCATCGCTGCGGTTAGCGAGCCGCTGTTTGTCGATGAGTACGAGTTCGTAGTGTCGGCGAGTATCGGCATCGCGATTTCGCCCGAGCACGGCGTGGACGGTGACACGCTCATTCGCAACGCCGACGCCGCGATGTATCGCTCGAAAGAGCCCAACGGCCCGCGCTACACGTTCTTCGAGCCGCAGATGCATCAAGCGGCGCTGCTGCGCCAACAAATTCGTAGCGAGCTGCGCAAAGCGCCGGAGAACGGCAGCCTCGAGCTCTACTACCAGCCGATCGTCGAAACGACGACGACGCGCATCGTCGGAGCGGAAGCGCTGCTGCGCTGGCGTCAACCCGACGGCCGGCTTCTGGATCCCGATCAGTTCATTCCGATCGCCGAAGACAGCGGGCTGATCGTGCCCATCGGACTGTGGGTTCTGCGCACGGCGTGCGCGCAGCTGCGCACCTGGCAGGATGCTCGCGTACCGATGACCGTTGCCGTCAATATCTCGGCACACCAGCTCGCGCATCCGGAGTTTCTTCACGACCTCGAGCACGTATTGCGCGAAAGCGGCGTCGACCCGTCGGGCCTAGAGATCGAAATCACCGAGACGACGATGATGAACTACGTCGACGAGATTCTTTCACGCCTGCACGAGATCAAGACACTGGGCGTCAACGTGACCGTCGACGATTTCGGCACCGGCTACAGCTCGTTCGGTTACCTCAAGCGCTTCCCGCTCGACTCGCTCAAGCTCGATCGCACGTTCGTGACCGGCATCGAGCACCGCGAGGACCGTGCCATCGTGCGATCGCTCATCACGGTCGCGCAGGCGCTCGGAATGAAAGTGACGGCCGAAGGCGTCGAGAGCCGGATGCAGTTTGAGATCCTGGCCGACTCACGCTGCGATCACATTCAGGGATATCTGACGGGGCGCCCGATGGCGCTCCCTGAGTTCGAGCGTTTCTGCGCGCTAGCCGCCGAAACGCGTTAG
- a CDS encoding ABC-F family ATP-binding cassette domain-containing protein, translated as MELLRFSDLECHYGAREVFAGATGVFNDGERIGLVGANGAGKTSLLRLLAGVEPPFGGKIVRAKDVRLGYLAQGVADETESTLQELIDLALAKVDAESWAQRNKALHVMLAAFGFTPAEYQRPLRAFSGGQRAKAALAHLLIDEPDFFLLDEPTNHLDIGTVRWLETFIANDRRGYIVVSHDRYFLDRIATRIWEIERARLHAYAPSAAAYTAYVAQKQTRLEEERRAYERFVAERDKRRATIAGLRTTHTSSDYSQVRSREKQLARVEATVEAPAPVAAPRGIAVRLEKVRRGGGYVFETTDVGKSYARALFSNLTVRVDRGECLAVVGPNGSGKSTLLKILSGELAPDAGSVRFNPAAQVAYYAQNSHEQLNMDASAVEAVLAASGGTNWEARTLLGRMRIGGDAADKPVRDFSGGERRRIMLACLTARKADVLLLDEPTNDLDIDSREALESVLSDYAGAIVVVSHDRFLLSRLCDRVLWIESGQWGIVEGAYDDYEASQRDRERASLEQTAPDTEERPKTSRQTPLRIRSQLQTRIDRIEREIERLDARTAEIEALFEQPEVNTDHVRSLALSKELADVRSQSGELVARWESLHAELEAMDA; from the coding sequence TTGGAACTGTTGCGATTTTCGGACCTCGAGTGTCATTACGGGGCGCGCGAAGTCTTCGCCGGTGCGACCGGTGTTTTCAACGATGGCGAGCGGATCGGCCTGGTCGGTGCGAACGGCGCAGGAAAGACGTCGCTATTACGCCTGCTCGCGGGCGTCGAGCCCCCGTTCGGTGGGAAGATCGTTAGGGCGAAAGACGTTCGGCTCGGCTATCTCGCGCAGGGTGTCGCCGATGAAACCGAATCTACGCTGCAAGAACTGATCGATCTGGCGCTTGCGAAGGTCGACGCGGAATCGTGGGCGCAGCGCAATAAAGCGCTGCACGTCATGTTAGCGGCATTCGGCTTTACACCGGCCGAATACCAGCGCCCGCTGCGCGCCTTTTCCGGCGGTCAGCGAGCCAAGGCGGCGCTTGCACATCTTTTGATCGACGAGCCGGACTTCTTCCTTCTCGACGAGCCGACCAACCATCTCGATATAGGGACGGTGCGATGGCTGGAAACGTTCATCGCAAACGATCGCCGCGGGTATATCGTCGTTTCGCACGACCGCTATTTTCTCGATCGAATCGCGACGCGAATTTGGGAAATCGAGCGCGCACGATTGCACGCTTACGCGCCTTCGGCCGCGGCCTATACCGCATACGTCGCTCAGAAACAAACGCGACTGGAAGAAGAACGGCGAGCCTATGAACGTTTCGTTGCCGAGCGTGATAAGCGACGCGCGACGATCGCCGGATTGCGTACCACGCACACCTCGTCGGACTACAGCCAAGTGCGCAGCCGCGAGAAGCAACTTGCGCGCGTCGAGGCGACGGTAGAAGCGCCGGCACCGGTCGCAGCTCCACGCGGTATCGCGGTACGGCTGGAGAAGGTGCGCCGCGGCGGCGGGTACGTTTTCGAGACGACTGACGTTGGGAAGTCGTACGCCCGCGCGTTGTTTTCCAATCTCACCGTCCGCGTTGACCGAGGGGAATGTCTTGCCGTCGTCGGCCCGAATGGGTCGGGGAAGTCGACGCTTCTCAAAATCTTGTCCGGCGAACTTGCGCCCGATGCCGGCTCGGTGCGGTTCAATCCGGCGGCTCAGGTGGCGTACTACGCGCAAAACTCCCACGAGCAACTCAACATGGACGCCAGCGCCGTAGAAGCTGTGCTGGCGGCATCCGGTGGGACGAATTGGGAGGCGCGAACGTTGCTGGGGCGCATGCGGATCGGCGGCGACGCGGCCGATAAACCGGTGCGTGACTTTTCAGGCGGCGAGCGGCGGCGAATTATGCTCGCGTGCCTGACGGCCCGCAAAGCCGACGTTCTGTTGCTCGACGAGCCCACTAACGATCTCGACATCGATAGCCGCGAAGCGTTGGAAAGCGTTCTGAGCGACTACGCGGGTGCGATCGTCGTCGTGTCGCACGACCGCTTCCTGCTCTCACGATTATGCGATCGCGTCCTTTGGATCGAAAGCGGACAGTGGGGAATCGTCGAGGGTGCCTACGACGATTACGAAGCATCTCAGCGAGACCGCGAGCGTGCTTCCCTCGAGCAGACGGCCCCCGACACGGAAGAGCGCCCCAAGACGTCGCGCCAAACGCCGTTGCGGATTCGGTCGCAGCTGCAAACGCGAATCGACCGGATCGAACGCGAGATCGAACGGCTCGACGCTCGGACTGCCGAAATCGAGGCACTATTCGAACAGCCCGAAGTCAACACCGACCACGTGCGATCGTTAGCGCTAAGTAAAGAACTCGCCGACGTGCGATCGCAAAGCGGCGAACTCGTCGCACGCTGGGAGTCGCTGCACGCCGAGCTCGAAGCGATGGACGCTTAA
- a CDS encoding CDGSH iron-sulfur domain-containing protein — protein sequence MPTTASTYRDLLSGVRRLRASLDDGGSDGVAARLDDSVIRPLTALAGSEDDLPQLAHEPAESLWDLAKRAAAWRREGLPPTALLEATAALAQLACAEVSSDANAVAARIAELEALYNGLDAEIRLSHNGPLLVTNVKNLVTWLGEPLSAFPQMALCRCGASAIKPYCDGSHAKIGFDDAKDPKRVPDRQDVYVGQQVTILDNRGTCQHSGYCSDRLSKVFRTKSEPFVAPSGGRMDEIIRAVRDCPSGALSYAVDGVEARADVNWHGRRQPAIEVSKDGPYRVTGPIALRDDQGNDVVRNAGASFEHCALCRCGHAQNKPFCTGMHWYVEFRDPLPPPDRQPSIFEWAGGLPALTRMTRLFYEKFVPADDLLAPLFANMSADHPQRVAKWLGEVFGGPKRYSSEYGGYPRMLSQHLGKCLTEEMRARWVTLLLQSARESGLPNDPEFRSAFQAYIEWGSRLAVENSQTNAQPPQHMPMPHWEWTTSAGPPGSRVSALAPHEEVQVDLPAPGEPVSFAKHVKALFRERDRKSMQFAFDLWAYADVSAHADAILERVKAGTMPCDGAWTPEKVAAFADWIQGGKQE from the coding sequence ATGCCCACAACCGCTTCGACCTATAGAGACCTACTTTCCGGCGTGCGCCGGTTGCGCGCTTCTTTAGACGATGGAGGCAGCGATGGCGTCGCCGCGCGGCTCGATGATTCGGTTATTCGCCCATTGACGGCACTAGCCGGTAGCGAAGACGATCTACCTCAGCTCGCGCACGAGCCGGCCGAGTCGCTATGGGATCTGGCGAAACGCGCAGCAGCGTGGCGTCGCGAGGGACTTCCGCCGACTGCGTTGCTTGAGGCTACTGCCGCGCTTGCGCAGCTTGCATGCGCCGAAGTGTCGTCGGACGCGAACGCAGTCGCGGCACGCATTGCCGAACTCGAAGCGCTCTATAACGGGTTAGATGCCGAAATACGCCTTTCACACAACGGTCCGCTGTTAGTTACCAATGTAAAGAACCTGGTCACGTGGCTGGGCGAGCCGTTGTCTGCATTTCCGCAGATGGCTCTTTGCCGTTGCGGTGCGTCCGCGATCAAACCGTACTGCGACGGCAGCCACGCGAAGATCGGCTTCGATGATGCGAAGGATCCCAAACGGGTACCGGACCGCCAAGACGTCTACGTGGGTCAGCAGGTCACGATCTTGGATAATCGCGGCACGTGTCAGCATTCCGGCTACTGCAGCGACCGCCTGAGCAAGGTGTTCCGGACGAAAAGCGAGCCGTTCGTCGCGCCGAGCGGCGGCCGCATGGACGAGATTATTCGCGCGGTTCGCGACTGCCCGTCCGGTGCTCTGAGCTATGCGGTCGATGGCGTCGAGGCGCGAGCAGATGTCAATTGGCACGGCCGGCGACAACCGGCGATTGAAGTCTCTAAAGACGGCCCGTATCGCGTCACCGGTCCGATTGCGCTACGTGACGACCAAGGCAACGATGTCGTTCGTAATGCCGGTGCGTCCTTCGAACACTGCGCGTTATGCCGGTGCGGTCACGCGCAGAATAAACCATTTTGTACCGGGATGCACTGGTACGTCGAGTTTCGTGATCCCCTACCGCCGCCGGACCGCCAGCCTTCGATTTTCGAGTGGGCGGGAGGGCTGCCCGCACTCACGCGCATGACTCGCCTATTTTACGAAAAATTCGTGCCCGCGGACGATTTGCTTGCACCGCTGTTCGCAAATATGTCCGCCGATCATCCGCAACGAGTGGCGAAGTGGTTAGGCGAGGTCTTCGGCGGCCCAAAACGTTATAGCTCGGAGTACGGCGGCTATCCGCGTATGCTCTCGCAGCATCTCGGCAAATGCCTCACCGAAGAAATGCGCGCTCGCTGGGTCACGCTCTTGTTGCAATCTGCGCGTGAATCCGGTCTTCCGAACGATCCCGAGTTCCGCTCCGCGTTCCAGGCGTACATCGAGTGGGGATCGCGCTTGGCCGTTGAAAACTCGCAGACCAACGCGCAGCCTCCGCAGCACATGCCGATGCCTCACTGGGAGTGGACCACCAGCGCCGGACCGCCGGGCAGCCGTGTATCGGCGCTAGCGCCGCACGAAGAAGTTCAAGTGGACTTGCCGGCTCCGGGCGAGCCGGTCAGTTTCGCCAAGCACGTTAAAGCGCTTTTTCGAGAGCGCGATCGCAAATCGATGCAATTTGCATTCGATCTGTGGGCGTATGCCGACGTAAGCGCTCATGCCGACGCGATACTCGAGCGGGTCAAAGCTGGTACGATGCCGTGCGACGGCGCTTGGACACCAGAAAAGGTCGCGGCTTTTGCCGATTGGATCCAGGGCGGCAAACAAGAGTGA